From Poecile atricapillus isolate bPoeAtr1 chromosome Z, bPoeAtr1.hap1, whole genome shotgun sequence, one genomic window encodes:
- the LOC131592632 gene encoding probable G-protein coupled receptor 19, producing the protein MDNSSGPVFLLTLLLLQNTSSPKASTLPAGYEMAEPPPPGAGSSMNHSLVEYGLRPGEVAAATVVWGALWLISVLGNFLVCLVIHRSRRTQSTTNYFVVSMACADLVSSVGSAPFLLLQLSSGQWMLGSRVCQLVRYIQYLTPGVQIYVLLAISVDRFYTIVYPLSFKVSRGKAKKMILTSWLCGAVFASPACFLYGSNSDHHCNFFLHSSWQGSAYSIIHLLLVFLIPSLLISLFYQKVIKYIWRIGTDGMTVRRTTNIVPRTKVKTIKMFLMLNSMFLLSWLPFFTVQLWHPQETDYRKSSLLFLTITWISFSSSASKPTLYSIYNANFRRGMKETFCMSAMKCYRSNAYTITTSSRIAKKNHVGIADIPATAKSVTKDSTYDAFNREAKERKLAWPIPSNPPNTFV; encoded by the coding sequence TTCCTGCTGGCTATGAGATGGCAGAACCTCCACCCCCAGGAGCCGGCTCCAGCATGAACCACTCTCTGGTAGAATATGGGCTGAGGCCGGGGGAAGTCGCAGCTGCCACCGTGGTTTGGGGAGCTCTGTGGCTGATCTCTGTCCTGGGAAACTTCCTCGTCTGCTTAGTGAtccacaggagcaggaggacaCAGTCCACCACCAACTACTTTGTGGTGTCCATGGCCTGTGCAGACCTCGTGAGCAGCGTGGGGAGCGCGCCCttcttgctgctgcagctgagctctgggcaGTGGATGCTGGGCAGCAGGGTGTGCCAGCTGGTCAGATACATCCAGTACCTCACGCCTGGAGTCCAGATCTATGTGCTCCTCGCCATCAGCGTGGATCGATTCTACACCATTGTCTACCCCCTGAGCTTCAAAGTGTCCAGGGGGAAAGCCAAAAAAATGATTTTGACCTCTTGGCTCTGTGGTGCTGTGTTTGCATCACCAGCCTGTTTTCTCTATGGCTCCAACAGTGACCACCACTGCaacttttttcttcacagttCTTGGCAAGGATCTGCCTACAGTATCATCCACCTCCTCTTGGTGTTTTTGATCCCATCCCTCCTCATTAGCCTTTTTTACCAGAAAGTCATTAAGTACATTTGGAGAATAGGCACGGATGGAATGACTGTCAGGAGAACAACAAATATTGTTCCAAGAACAAAAGTAAAAACCATCAAGATGTTCTTAATGTTAAACTCAATGTTTCTCCTGTCTTGGCTGCCTTTCTTCACAGTACAGTTGTGGCACCCGCAGGAAACAGACTACAGAAAGAGCTCCTTGCTTTTCCTGACAATCACCTGGATCTCCTTCAGTTCCTCAGCCTCTAAACCAACCCTCTACTCAATCTATAATGCAAACTTCAGAAGAGGGATGAAAGAAACTTTTTGCATGTCTGCCATGAAATGCTACAGAAGCAATGCATACACCATCACCACCAGTTCCAggatagcaaaaaaaaatcatgttggTATTGCAGATATTCCAGCTACAGCCAAAAGTGTCACCAAAGACTCCACCTATGACGCTTTTAACAGAGAAGCCAAGGAAAGAAAGCTTGCCTGGCCTATTCCGTCCAATCCCCCAAATACATTTGTCTAG